A stretch of DNA from Triticum dicoccoides isolate Atlit2015 ecotype Zavitan chromosome 2A, WEW_v2.0, whole genome shotgun sequence:
CTCCATTAGATGTTGAAGAAATGGGATTTTAGTTGGGCCATGTGCTAGGAAGTCACATTTTTTGCTTGCGTGTCCGGGGTTGTTCTTGTTGCTGACAGCTTTGTAGGTGCACCTTGTCACGATGCTCTGGTTTCAGTAAAACATCTCGGTATAGTTGCAAGTTAGCTAGTCGGTTTCGTAGATCCAaaaatgaatgaatgcgatgctaagATTTCACTGCCATAGAAATATGTATGTCCTACGTGGTTCTTACTGGAATGTAGATAACTTTCTTTGTCCTCGTAAAAGGAATTTATCATCTATTATTGTTGCACTTAAATGCCCTTATTTGTCTTGATTTGTAAGAAAAGCTAATGAGATTTGATGTAGGTTAATAGTTTGCATTCATAACTGATGCTTCGTTGATTGTGACTTTTCGAATTTAGTTGGCTGTAATGTTGAGGTCACACAGGCTTATTTTGTTCCTTTGCTATCTGTCCAGGATGAAGTTCATCGCTGCCTATCTGCTTGCTTACCTCTCTGGCAACGCCAGCCCCTCTGCAGAGGACCTGACATCCATTCTTGAGTCAGGTAATTTTGTCTTACTGGGCGGCCTACATTAGTTTTCGTCCTACTGTTTTCTTCTACTGCAAAAGACATCTGTGGTTCCTACATTTTATGCTACTATTTGTTATTATCATTATGTAATGTTTAGCAATAGTTACCTACACCTGAAATGTGTCTTACCAATGAAAGCAACCTCTATGGCTTTAGTTGTACTGATATAGGGTAGAATGTGCTTAGTTCTGACAGATGGGAGATTGTATGTTTAGTAACGGTCACTGGTATGTAATGTGTTGTTCTTCTTTGTTTTCTAGTGTTAGCTTGTAATCTTACCGTTACACTGTTGCAGTTGGTTGTGAAATCGACAATGAGAAGATGGAACTCATGCTGTCCCAAGTGAAGGGCAAGGACATCACTGAGCTCTTGGCTGCTGGTAGGGAGAAGTTTGCTGCGGTACcatctggtggtggtggtgtggctGTTTCAGCCGCTGCTCCTGCTGCTGGTGGTGCTGCTGCCCCTGCAGCTGAGTCAAAGAAAGAAGAGAAGGTCGTGGAGAAGGAAGAGAGTGATGATGTAAGATCACTATTCCCACCTGTCCCCTTGTTACGAACTTGTATCATCTCTATAATAACTGGCCTTGCAGATTATGAACCTGATAGTGTTCTTGTTTTGATGTTGTTTTCATTCATTTTTTAAGATAATGTACTAACTGTTTGTGCGTCTGCTTCTACTTGCAGGACATGGGCTTCAGTCTGTTCGACTAAGTCGTGGGGCATCTTGTGTCTGCAGTATCTATCCTTGGCCAGGAAACTAGAGTCAATGATGTTTTAGCCTTTATTTAGCTGAGTTGTGAAACGCTGGCAAGACAATGTTTTGATATGTAATTCAGCCCCTGGTTGCTGGTTGATTTACTGGTGAACCATACCTTTGCTATCCAATTTTGGTGCTTTAACAATGCATTGTTTTGATATGTTCTGCCTGTTCCATGTATCCTCTATGGCTTCCCCATTTTCTTAAGTATTTGGTCGACCTAATTCAGATTTCTTTGTAAATCGGCACATCCTTGAGTGTTAAGTGCCATGGTCGTTACAGCAAAGCAAATCTCATTCTGCTTAGTACaccaaaggattttcataggaactTTGGAGTTTGATTCATGGGATCGAATCCCATAGAAGTTTGTTTTTTCTACTTGCTAGGATTTTTGACACCCACTCAAACCTCTAAAAGAATTTGTACGTTTTTCCTATGAtgcaatcaaacaaacaataaTCCTGTAGGTTTCTGTATGTACTAATCTCTAGaaggacatatatttaggaactagGGGTGTAGATTAGTAATATTGGGAACATAGGTTAGTGCAATATTGGTTCATCAATGAGGTAGCACAAGTTAATTCATGTGAGAGCATGACCTATTTTCATTTTGGAAGAAATTTCACCATAAAAAGATTTCATTGAGGCCTGTCAATGGTATCTGAAATTCAGTAATAAAACGATTTGTGATTTGGACACACAAGATATTTCATTTTGAAAAACAGGATCAATGAAAAAAAAACACAAACAGCCTTCTTGAGTGTCCCATTTCTGGAACTGCATGGCCATGCTTATGATTAAAGAGTTAATCATATTTGGAAGACTTTGATGCAAGTACCGAGAAAGAGGTGGAACATGGATGAGTACCTCGTCTTGAGCTTGAAATATCGTGAGGAAAAAGGATTAGATAAAGGGAAATGATAGATAAAATAGCTTCTTAAATATTTGCCCGGGTCCGAGTGTCGATTATTGACGTGAAAGTAATCTTGGGCATGACCATATATGTACATGTACTTGTAGGATCAAACACTCAAGTGGTGGGAACTATTATAGTGACCGAGCTGAAAATGGTGTCTCGCTCTTCCTCCCGCCCCTTCCCTCGCCCTCGCGCGAAGCAACGAAGCCGCCATTAAAGCCCAACCCCCAGCTTCCCACCCACCCTCGCATCTCACCGAGCTCTCCCCGTTCCAAATCCCCATCTGAGAAACCACATGGCTGAAGCGCGTCGCCGCGGCGTGCGGGTGCGTCGACTTGCGCCGGTGGCATGGGTAGCGGAGCCGCGGGCTCTTCCACCCCCTGCACCGGTGCCGCTGCCCGAGATCGACCTGCACTCGCCGGAGGCTCGCTGCGAGATGTGACGGGTGGTGCTGGAACGCTTCCCCGACCGCGATGAGTGGAGGGAGATCCACCTCCACATCCTCCACCACGCGAACTTCGTCGAGCGGGCGCGCTTCATCGGAGACGACGGCTGCGAGGATGTGGGGCTCCTCTTCTGGGCAATCCAGGAGGCGGAGTCGTCAGATCCGTGACATGCTGCCCGCTGGGAGAACTCCAAGACGGCGGATCCTTCAAGGCTCAACATCCGCCCGCCGTCAAGGGCATCGCCAACATTCCGCCGGAGTTTCTCCCACCGGGGACCGTCTGGCCCCCGCGCCGACAATAGATCGACTGCCCGACTGGTTCAGACACAGCGACGACNNNNNNNNNNNNNNNNNNNNNNNNNNNNNNNNNNNNNNNNNNNNNNNNNNNNNNNNNNNNNNNNNNNNNNNNNNNNNNNNNNNNNNNNNNNNNNNNNNNNNNNNNNNNNNNNNNNNNNNNNNNNNNNNNNNNNNNNNNNNNNNNNNNNNNNNNNNNNNNNNNNNNNNNNNNNNNNNNNNNNNNNNNNNNNNNNNNNNNNNNNNNNNNNNNNNNNNNNATTTAAATCTTAAGGCTAGATTGCGGGATTTTCGGTTGCGTCATCGAGGGATGCGAGATTATGCTActctctccttccatctatatatggcctaatgcgtttttcaaggctaattttgaccaaatattagagcaataatatatgacatgcaacttacacaaagcacacggggaaattcgtgtgtgaaaggagctttcaatgatataattttcacattatgcatgtcatgtactattaatcttgtcaataatcaaaggcggtcttaaaaaatgcattaggccctatatagatggaaggagggagtatttcGAATCCTCATTCACATGAACAAGAGTCGCTGGTAGAGTCGAGGGTTTTCCCTCCGGGTTCTAGTAATGATAAGGAATGTGTGACTGCTTCTGCAGCCGGTGAGACCTCGTCGGAGTTGGTTTTCGGCGAGGGGCTCGGCCATAGTTTCAAATCTGACATCAAAACAGGGGCGGCGACTCCCTGTCGTTCCTCCCATGTGTCTCCAGCTTTGCCTGGCCCCACACTCAGTATACGTGTTGTTGGGAAGAAAGCGGGTAGGGCGAGAGGGTTACGTAAAGTCGAATCCCTAGAAAACATGGAGGAACACTTTGGCCAACTCTGGCTCGTTCCTCCCCCCCTCCCCCGCCGTCCACATAGAAACCCTACCCAGCAGCCACCAGATCCTCCAAAAACCGGATTCCTTTGCTGGATCTGGAGAGATTTGGTCGAGAACAAGTCCTTTTCGGCCGCGGATTGCTTTCCTGCATCCCGTCGACCATTTGACCCGCCTCCAAAGCAAGTCAAGGTGGTTCGCGAGGGGATTGGGCCTGGTTCAATCTCCTTTGCGGAGGCTGTCAAGAGAGGGTTGAAGATGGCCGATCGCCGTGCAGGAGGGAGCAACAATCTTGCTGCTGGCTAGTCAAAAGGGACAGGCCAGAAATAAACTACGTTCGTTGGGCGGAAGCCAGTTGCGCCTGCAGTTAAAGAACAAGCTCCTGCCCCCAAGCCCACCAAATCTACAGCCTCAACTGCTGGTTCCGCTCAGGTACAATCATCCCAGTCTGTAGAGGTTGAAATGGAACAAGTCCTTGATCCTAGGTATAAGGATACTGCGCGAAGCCGAAGGCCTGTTTTATTTGTCAGCAGAATCACAATGTGAACAACTACGCAGCATTGTCTAAGATT
This window harbors:
- the LOC119355074 gene encoding 60S acidic ribosomal protein P2A, translating into MKFIAAYLLAYLSGNASPSAEDLTSILESVGCEIDNEKMELMLSQVKGKDITELLAAGREKFAAVPSGGGGVAVSAAAPAAGGAAAPAAESKKEEKVVEKEESDDDMGFSLFD